In Sphaeramia orbicularis chromosome 12, fSphaOr1.1, whole genome shotgun sequence, the following proteins share a genomic window:
- the ier5l gene encoding immediate early response gene 5-like protein, whose amino-acid sequence MINTMECAVDAQSLISISLMKIHNSRTQRGGIKLHKNLLVSYVLRNARQVYIKEKYAEIYRMQQYEEVMTVCNEIQELNPLDLDAEDAEEQEQARAACCGEEASLCGSACLRSTAQPVAHARPACCSAVEDNMKEPEPCYYRSCCMEAPSPSPCDQFPANNSAHCNKTTVLDLDTHVVTTVENGYLHQDCCCDALQCGQGAQSPAKKRKVEFGCCTSDMEELSDFTAARKRAKREDCSYPHPDYTDTSNISNLISIFGSGFSGLLSRQADLEQICSKQALASLGAWTRAIVAF is encoded by the coding sequence ATGATAAACACCATGGAGTGCGCAGTGGACGCGCAAAGCTTGATTTCCATTTCCTTGATGAAGATCCATAACTCCAGGACGCAGAGGGGGGGGATCAAGCTGCACAAAAACCTGCTGGTCTCTTATGTGTTGAGGAACGCCAGACAGGTCTACATCAAGGAGAAATACGCAGAGATCTACAGGATGCAGCAGTACGAGGAGGTGATGACGGTCTGCAACGAGATCCAGGAGCTCAACCCGCTCGATCTGGACGCAGAGGACGCAGAGGAGCAGGAGCAGGCGCGAGCTGCGTGCTGCGGCGAAGAGGCGAGTCTGTGCGGCTCCGCGTGCCTCCGATCCACGGCGCAGCCAGTGGCGCACGCGCGGCCGGCATGCTGCTCCGCCGTGGAGGACAACATGAAGGAACCGGAGCCCTGCTACTACCGAAGCTGCTGCATGGAGGCTCCTTCACCGTCGCCCTGTGACCAGTTCCCCGCAAACAACAGCGCGCACTGTAACAAAACCACGGTGCTGGACCTGGACACGCATGTAGTGACCACAGTGGAGAACGGCTACCTGCACCAGGACTGCTGCTGTGACGCGCTCCAGTGTGGCCAGGGCGCGCAGTCACCGGCCAAGAAACGGAAGGTTGAGTTCGGGTGTTGTACATCCGACATGGAGGAACTATCGGATTTTACAGCGGCTCGAAAGAGGGCGAAACGAGAGGACTGTTCCTACCCCCACCCGGACTACACGGACACGTCCAACATCTCCAACCTGATCTCCATCTTCGGCTCGGGGTTTTCAGGGCTGCTGAGCAGACAGGCGGACTTGGAGCAGATCTGTAGCAAACAGGCCCTGGCCAGTCTGGGAGCATGGACCAGGGCCATAGTAGCATTTTGA